Genomic segment of Porites lutea chromosome 13, jaPorLute2.1, whole genome shotgun sequence:
GTACCGAGTAACTGAAACTctataaaaaaattcctttagTAAATAAAACACATTTAAAATTCGGCTACAGAATCCCAACAAGTGCACTTGTAGTGTACTGTAGTCTAAAAACAGTACAAGAACAGGCTCAGAGTACTAAATCAATAAATTGACATGTCACAGGCatttaaatttcctaaattttgaacaggtgaccgtattaacggggtgaaaTTGCAAGAAATTCTACTGTTTGAGATTTTAACATGTGGCCGTTGGTCGTGTTAACGAGTGACCGCATTAAACGGAGGTTTTtcataaggaaatgtatggccATTTTGCTGAGccgaaaaaaagtggccgttataAGGAGGTGACCATAaggcagggttccactgtaatttcTAATAGTTATCTTAAAGGCGCTGTGACGTCACGGCCCCTCTAATTTGTAAAACTTTGCGTCATACTTTGCAAGAACAAAGCAACAGTAATAAAGGATGAAATGGCAAGATTTGTAATAACTTTGCGTATATATCGTAATTTACGGATCGTTGGTTATCCATCTTCATCTTAGATACCATAGTCTCGTGTTCTTACTTTTGTGATATTAAGTTGGATAGTACGTGTTTTGCTTCCGTGAATTGCCCTGTCGAAAACGTAATCCGGCGATAAGAACCACTGGTAAAGTATTACGACAGGCTTTCGTAAGATGGAGGATCAAAGGACGGAGGCGGAGCATCTTGCTGAGGAATGCCATAAGGTGTAGGGTACGGCACATGTAACGGCGGGACCAAGGGGGGTGTAGCAGGATCGTACATAAAATATATACTATCGATATCAACTGGATCATATCGGCTGTCATCATCGTCTGCATGCCTGGCGGAGACATCAGCTGCCACTACTGCTTGCCAGCCACGACTTGCGAGAGCGCTGATTAAATGACACAGCATACTTCTGGCGTGGATTCCGTCATGGCGACCTTCCTCCCCGGGAGTCCACGGCTTGCCCTTCAGTGAGAACTCCATGTTGTCAACATGTTGCTGCACCCATTGAGTTCCAGGGGCGTATTGTGATTGGATGACCTCTTTGCATAGCTAGATGTGTAACAAAAATATGAGGGATCAAATAATTTCACCTCTTAAAGAATGGccttaaaatcaaaattgttagGAAAAGCCCCAACCGGCTCATTACATGTCTCCATGACATCCAAAAGATTTTGCgtttctgtttttctcttgATTGATTTAACAGCGAAAGTTATATATCATCTACGATGTGTCTTGCTACTCATACGTGCCTGTGGTAAAATCGTATGTAATGGCCACGAATTTTTACTCTCATTACTGCGGTCTAGTCTTTTGGGTGGAAATTAAAGATAATCAAAACAGATCATGAAGTTCCTTTGATCCTTTAAAAATGCCTTGCAATTCAATAACACCGAACAATCTGGCTCAAACTAAATCTTATAGAAAATGTCCGAAAATTTTTTTACCACGAAACAGATAAAGtttgacaatttttaaaagtCCATTCGAGTTCGAACCAATTAAATAGGGAGACATGTATTGTAAGTACAAAATACTATTGGACGGGAGTTGCATACCTTCATGATGTCGTCTGATGTGTTGATCAGCCAAAGATTGTTATCGCCATTGACGCTCAGACAGAAGACTGAGGCTTGTCTCGACTGGGACTGTCTAAAAAGCAGAGAGCTCTTATCAGACATCTTCTTGGAGCTGTCAATTGCAGCAACAAGGCCCCACCCAAAGGGTAAGAGGGCTTCCATCACTTTAATGACCAGAAGTTTGGATTTTACTCCTTTGCTTCCAGAAGCACACCATGGGCTTCCTCGTAGCTTGAACTGCCAACTATCTGCGTAACGGGATTCTTCCTCAATGCCTTTTGGCCAAACAGACCGGATGGTACTTCGGATGACGGAAACGAAATCGTCGGGAGCACCGATGACCCTCAGTAAGTCGGAACTGTTAAAGCTGACCGTGAACTGCTCCGGAGGCGACTGCCCTTCTGGTATTAAGTTTGGATGgtaatcaaagaaaaaagtgTTGCTCTCACTTCGGATGTTGGAATTTCCATACAAATTCCATTGTTTCGGTATCAGATCTCTTATAATTGTCTGCAGCATCGCTTCTGAGTGAACCGCGTCTGAGCTCTCTGAAAACCATGGAAAGCCTTTTAACTTTATCATCAGTACATTATTCTTGTAAGTCCATTTCTGTATTCCATTTAGCCATGATTTTTCTATGGCATCTTTAAAGACTTGGTGGAGCTCACTTGGCGCATTGAGTATCATTAAACTGTCAAAACCACTCAACCCAACAACAAGAAAAGGCTGAGGTGAGAAATCTACCGGTGGTGGAACTCTCTTGAAAATCCACGTCGTCAGATCAAGTCTCTGATATATGTTGCACGATATGTGAAGCCTCCATCCATTCTTGTACAGCATATACAACATTCTTTCCGCCATTCTTCTACATCCTAATGCATCGCTTGACGAAGTCGCAGCGCTAAAAGGATTGCCTTTTAACTTGAACTCGTAAACTCCATTGAGCTTAAAAGCTTCTTTTTGAATGCCCTTGGGCCACGCTTCTTGTATAACCTTGCGCATAATAGCTGCCTCCGGTTCACCCCCACAAATAAGGTGAAGAGTATCTCCACCGTAAAGAGCAACACACATGTATTGAAAGTCTTCTGGTCGAGGAGGCAATTCGAGGTTGCTACTTTGATTATCCGCCATATTCTACTGCCTATCAATAAGACGAAAAATTTATAAACTTTACCTCTCACACGCACTCTACCACACAACTCAAGGGgaggatctagggggagggtgcagagggtatgcaccccccccccccccctgagatgacctgcggttttctaatacaactggtattctgcaaaaaaaactatgtggtttattggtgttgaagtagagcaagagacgagtgcacctcctcctaaaaaaatcctggatccgcccctgtgttCCCATAATGATGATAACAGATCATTTTAATTGTTAGTTATTTTTGAGTTACTGTCAAGCCTGGCTTAATGGACACCCGCTTCACaaggacacctcattattacggacagtttgctttgtctctgggaaaagaaagcctttacaTTTGCTCCAAACTCAAcacgcttaatacggacactttccaTGGCCCCTTCAGTGTCCGTTTTAACGGGCTTTGActgtatttcctcaaataacCACCCACTTaagctcgattaccagccgctgttcgggagaTGAGCCCACGCTTCTCCCCCGAACAGACGGCTGGACGATGCTGCAGGACGCCAATCTCGTATCCAGAGTCTTCTGGCTTTTTGGTCAGCGGGGCAACGCCACCAAatggtaggtacttcatatattaTTCCTTTAGTGTACCGAGATAAGCCAGTCTCAGAAGACGCTGGATACGAGATTGGcggtaaaattaaattttgaatttacgtCACAGACACGATAGGCCACTCACGCGTCCAGCCGTCTCTTCTCGGGGAGGACCAAGAGTGCGGCGGAAATCAAGCCTACCACCCACTCCTCGTTGATAATAGTACCTGCAGTTTTTACAAAAGCCCCTCGTCCTCATCTCTTTGCCGTCCTATTACAACGAAAGCTACATTCCTTTCTTACTGTTACTTGGCTACACCGGTATCActctagaaatgtatttttCACTGGTATTCCAAGTAATTAGCCCCACTTATTTTCCGTTTCACAACTACCGCGCCCCATATTTCTTGTGTGTCTGCTTGTTTGTATTTCGGGAATTTAAGAGTAAAATGATTTACGATCGTTTGGGCGAAGTGAATTAGAACGTGAGGACAATTTTTCGGGCGTTTCTTTCTTCAGTTCTGGATCCTGAATGCAAAGCGGGGGCAGGGGGTCCGGTAAACCTTATAAACAAAGCCAtacactcccccccccccccccccccccgccccgtcGATTATCTGCTCTCTTTTGAATAGACGCCTGGTCGGTACTCCTATGCGGGGTAAGTTAAGTTATTTGGCAAGTTATTTTGAAAGGACGGTGCTAATATTGTTCTGCATATCATTGTTTGCATAATCAGCCAAAACACTTTCTGAAAGGAAACCTTGAGGGGAAATATACATCAGATCGTGACAGCGTAGCGGTGCGTGACGAAACAAACAGGCGGCAATTCGGGAAACGACCTACACGCGTGCCAAGACTGATCACTATTTAATGTTCATTTATACGGTTCGAAAGTCGAACTTTAATACGTACGTGACTCATTTTAATTTAAGTTGACTTTACTTGACACCTTATATAGGTGCGTGCCTGACAAACTTACTGGTGGCGTAGGAAACGTACAGAAGACATATTTTATGCTTCAAGGTTTCGAAACGAAtaaacctttttaaaataaaatgcatttacataCGAAAAGAGTCCACCCTAATATCCGCACTATCAAACTACTTGTGGTTATGGCGGTATAAAAAACTTGTGTGTGTTTTGAAACGTGTACTCCGTGAAGTTGACGGAGAACCGATAGTGTCGaacataaataaatgaaaatgtccTGCAAAATGTCTTCAGGAATAACTGTTTCCGGCTTCTATTATTCCTGAGTTTAAACCCAGCTTTGTTTTTTGCCCTTCTGGACCTGCTTAATTTTTTCCGTTTCAAGATGCAACTGCTATTGCAATGCTAGCTAGTCATACTTCAGTGGGATCTCTCGAAATAAGTCAGCGAATTAAAGCTGTTGTTACATTAGCAGTAAATGAGGGCAGAATAATATTtaacaatacaaaaaatacGTATTACCTTTTGAACTGTTATCCCTTGTTTCCGTGCAATCAAACGTTGTCTCAGCGTAGTTTACTTTTAATCATAATATTTGCACATAAAGGACAGATGAAATAAGAACTTCGTTATGAAATCGCAGTGGCATACATATAGCGGTGGCACGGTGTTATGT
This window contains:
- the LOC140922895 gene encoding uncharacterized protein — translated: MADNQSSNLELPPRPEDFQYMCVALYGGDTLHLICGGEPEAAIMRKVIQEAWPKGIQKEAFKLNGVYEFKLKGNPFSAATSSSDALGCRRMAERMLYMLYKNGWRLHISCNIYQRLDLTTWIFKRVPPPVDFSPQPFLVVGLSGFDSLMILNAPSELHQVFKDAIEKSWLNGIQKWTYKNNVLMIKLKGFPWFSESSDAVHSEAMLQTIIRDLIPKQWNLYGNSNIRSESNTFFFDYHPNLIPEGQSPPEQFTVSFNSSDLLRVIGAPDDFVSVIRSTIRSVWPKGIEEESRYADSWQFKLRGSPWCASGSKGVKSKLLVIKVMEALLPFGWGLVAAIDSSKKMSDKSSLLFRQSQSRQASVFCLSVNGDNNLWLINTSDDIMKLCKEVIQSQYAPGTQWVQQHVDNMEFSLKGKPWTPGEEGRHDGIHARSMLCHLISALASRGWQAVVAADVSARHADDDDSRYDPVDIDSIYFMYDPATPPLVPPLHVPYPTPYGIPQQDAPPPSFDPPSYESLS